In a genomic window of Salmo trutta chromosome 32, fSalTru1.1, whole genome shotgun sequence:
- the LOC115170844 gene encoding ferritin, middle subunit-like yields MESQIRQNYHHDCEVAINRMINMEMFASFTYTSMAFYFSRDDVALPGFAHFFKENSDEEREHADKLLSFQNKRGGRILLQDIKKPERDEWGNGLEAMQCALQLEKNVNQALLDLHKIASDKVDPHLCHFLKTHYLNEQVEAIKKLGDHITNLTKMDAVKNKMAEYLFDKHTLGGQS; encoded by the exons ATGGAGTCTCAGATCCGCCAGAACTATCACCACGATTGCGAAGTTGCCATCAACCGGATGATCAACATGGAGATGTTTGCCTCCTTCACCTACACTTCAATG GCTTTCTATTTCTCCCGTGACGATGTGGCTCTGCCTGGCTTCGCGCATTTCTTCAAGGAGAACAGCGACGAGGAGCGGGAGCACGCCGACAAGCTACTCTCCTTCCAGAACAAGAGAGGTGGACGTATTTTACTCCAGGACATCAAG AAGCCAGAACGTGATGAGTGGGGCAATGGGCTGGAGGCCATGCAGTGTGCTCTGCAGCTGGAGAAGAATGTGAACCAGGCCCTGCTGGACCTGCACAAGATTGCCTCTGACAAGGTTGACCCCCAT CTGTGTCACTTCCTGAAGACCCATTACCTGAATGAGCAGGTGGAGGCCATTAAGAAGCTGGGTGACCACATCACCAACCTCACCAAGATGGATGCTGTCAAAAACAAGATGGCAGAGTACCTGTTTGACAAGCACACCCTGGGAGGCCAGAGCTAA
- the LOC115170847 gene encoding ferritin, middle subunit-like, translated as MESQIRQNYHHDCEAAINRMINMEMFASFTYTSMAFYFSRDDVALPGFAHFFKENSDEEREHADKLLSFQNKRGGRILLQDIKKPERDEWGNGLEAMQCALQLEKNVNQALLDLHKIASDKVDPHLCDFLETHYLNEQVEAIKKLGDHITNLTKMDAVKNKMAEYLFDKHTLGGKS; from the exons ATGGAGTCTCAGATCCGCCAGAACTATCACCACGATTGCGAAGCTGCCATCAACCGGATGATCAACATGGAGATGTTTGCCTCCTTCACCTACACTTCAATG GCTTTCTATTTCTCCCGTGACGATGTGGCTCTGCCTGGCTTCGCGCATTTCTTCAAGGAGAACAGCGACGAGGAGCGGGAGCACGCCGACAAGCTACTCTCCTTCCAGAACAAGAGAGGTGGACGCATTTTACTCCAGGACATCAAG AAGCCAGAACGTGATGAGTGGGGCAATGGGCTGGAGGCCATGCAGTGTGCTCTGCAGCTGGAGAAGAATGTGAACCAGGCCCTGCTGGACCTGCACAAGATTGCCTCTGACAAGGTTGACCCCCAT CTGTGTGACTTCCTGGAGACCCATTACCTGAATGAGCAGGTGGAGGCCATTAAGAAGCTGGGTGACCACATCACCAACCTCACCAAGATGGATGCTGTCAAAAACAAGATGGCTGAGTACCTGTTTGACAAGCACACCCTGGGAGGCAAGAGCTAA